AGCGCTGTGACAAAGATTCTTCTTTTTCatcacactgaaatatttcagacgCAATGAATTAGAATATTAGATAAACATAACCTCAGCAAATACAAAATGGTGGTTTTTATAaatcatgattttatttatttgaggaAGAAAAGTCCAAATCCAAGTCAAACTGGCCCTATGAGCAAAAGTAATTAGCCCCTAAACCTTTGGTGACACCAACTGTCAAAGAGGAGAAATTCTGGCCATATTAGAGGGTGTTCTAGTATTAATGGCATGTTTAAGGTCCCACTGCAGCGTCCGATTGGGATTCCAAATAAAACTTTGATtagaccactccaaaacattcatttggagtttttttgtttctttttttttttgctggtgAGCAAGTCTACTTGACTGGATATATACCTTCTAGTTGTTCTGCTAAagagaattcatggttccatcaattatagCAAGTCACTGAGGTCCTGAGGCAGCACAGcaggcccagaccatcacacatccaccaccatgtttgattgttgctatattgtttctctgaaatgctgttagttttaagTCAATTGTAACAGGATGCACACCTACCAaaatgttccacttttgtctggTCACAATATTTTCCTAGAAGTCTTAGAGAtcataagatgttttttttggcaaatgtgagacatCATTGAAACCAAATGAGTGTTTGTTACCTTCAGCCTTGTTTGAATGTTTCTTGTCTCACAAAGGGCCCTGCATGGACCTATGATTGATGTAaatgttaacttttaatcttcaGAAGACAAAACATGCAACATGTCAGACACCcaaacaggatgtgaaattCCCTGTGACCAAAACCTACAAACAAGGAAACATAACCACAGTTGGGCGCCCGTCTAGAACGACAAGTATTTGGTTATTTATGCTTATTTAACTcatgttgaagcaggtgttctGGAAGCTCTGCTTGCAAATGTTAGAAATCTGCTTGGATTCATTTTTGTTGTGTGGAACATCTGGCAGATGTTGAGTAAATTCCCACATCATGACCCTGCTACTGCCTTGCTTCACAccattttctctttgttttatcAGTCTGCTTTAATCTTCCTGGATGATGCATGTGTAGTAAATTTAACCAATGTCCTGCAACTAAGTGCCCCATATCATGAACCTGCTACTGCTGTGCAATACAACTTTGAATCATAGGGTTcctcaaaacaaaatgttgcttATTTAACAGAATGAACACAAACTACAGAGAGAGTGGGAAGAAAAATCATAAGACACCAAATAAACACACTGACATGATACCCAATAGCTGTTGTAATCACCTAACCACTATACTGATACAAGTCATAAAGAGGTGTATGACCATACTAACGTGTTTTCATGTAGCTGTGAAGTCAGATCTGGGAATGACGTCACAAGCAAACTAACCACCTGAACATCTTGATTTCTCTTTGTCTGCTTGCTCGACTGCAAACGATTGTTGCTGTCCCAACCTTCCTGCTACCCTGGCTTTTAACCCTTGCATCAAACAAGGGGAAGCTGTTGTAACAGGTGTGTGCTGTCTGTGTTTTTATCAGGCGCCGGCTGCCGGGCCTCAGGCGGAGCAGGACGGCACCGGGAACTGGAGGGGAATGCTGAAGAAGGGAGAGGAAGCGGCAGGCTCTGGACCAGGAAGTCCTCTTAAAGGAGTTGTTAACTTGCTTGACGTGGTAACCAAACCTCAGTCTGCCAGCAGTAACCATTACATAGTTTGAATTGCTTTTAATGAGCTGCTCTAAATCTTGGCTTGTTTTTCCAGCCTGTCCCGGTTGCCAGGAGGCTGTCGTCACGGGAACAGAGAGACTGTGAGGTCATTGAGCGCCTAATCAAGTCCTACTTCCTAATAGTCCGAAAGAACATTCAGGACAGGTAGGCTGCTGGTTTCCTTCTGAACAAGAGAACTCATGAACCTGGTGTACATTTAGACATTCAAGACTGTCAGGAACCTTCCAGTTACTGACATCCCTGGGTAAAAAAATCCCACCTTTTTAATTTAGGAACATTTATTCAGAGGGTAAAACTAAAATCaaaggttttcatccaggattaTGGTCTGGAAACAGTAACCTTGAAAGAAAGGTTAATTATGTGTATAGAGAGCTCTGTGGTGATTTGGATCcatatcctgctgaaagatacAATATTGACAATTTTTCTGGCAGAGACCACCAGACTATCAAAAATCTAATTCTAGTTAAAGTTCTAAAAATGAGCAAACTCCACACATTTCAGATGCAGGTCTGTAACAGCTAACTTTGCAGAAGTTTAATGTAACTTCCCTTGCTATGGTCAGTGGCCAGGCTTTAGTATCACAGTTCCGAGTATAGATGTGTGCAACTTCAGTGGCTACAAAAACCAAGCGGGAAGCCATGGATTGTTGATTAAAACTTTCTAGGTGAAGCACaccttaaatacatttgttaTATACAAACTGTTTTTGAATGTTTACAAactaaaggttggatttttctaaatttgtgaCATTATGCTGCTGttacaaaatatttagatcATTTGAACTGTATTGGAAACCATTTATAAGAACCTGTGTGATTCTGTTAAGTACCTAAATACCTCCATAGCAAAAAGGCCATGTATCCATCAACTGCTGGCTCTGTCTCCTCTCTGTGCTGCAGCGTGCCGAAGGCGGTGATGCACTTCCTGGTGAATCATGTTAAGGACAGCCTCCAGAGTGAGCTCGTTGGGCAGCTGTACAAATCAGGCCTCCTCAACGACTTGCTGACTGAGTCCGAGGATATGGCACAGCGGCGCAAGGAGGCTGCAGACATGCTGCAGGTAACATGGCCCCTTCCCTGTTGGAATGGAGTAttccctgtttttgttttttggttttaattatttaattcttCCCTACAGGCGTTACAGAGGGCCAGTCAGGTGATTGCTGAGATCAGGGAAACACATCTTTGGTGAAAAACCAAAAGTCATGTTATGGCCAGAAGATAGATGTTCCACTCATGTATGAACTTGAACATTTGGATCTGCAACCACTAAAAAAGTTCTGATCCTTTATCAAATGTACAGTAGGTATCACGTTAGCGTACaagcatctaaaacatgtaaattatttgtttaaaaaaagattgcACTGAATCTATTGGACATCTGTGTGATGGTGTTCCTACTGAAGGGTAGGAACACCATCTCAATTTCCAGTTCCTTTTTGCACTATTGTCCAACTTGTACTGTATAGCAGGTCACTGTTGCCATcaggtttatttattcattgttaTTTAGAGTTACAGTGGCTGCCTAGATGTGAAAATCTGTGTATGGCTTCTAAAAGAGTGAATAAAGAGGTATTTAATGCCATTTGCTTgatttgaatgaaaataccCACTACCATCTCGGATAAAACGCACAAAagtctctttattttttgtacGCTGCTGCTTGTGTTCAGGCGTCTCCTCTGAGAACTTGGTCGTGCCCGTCTATCTCACCCTGCCTTTGGCCTTGCCTCTTCCTTTGGTGCTGGGAAGTTAGACAGACATGAAGCTCATTATGcatgaataaatacaaattaaacagcacAGTGCGTCACAATGCTGTTGCAGTTAGTGTTGACACTCAGTTGCTCAAATTAAATTACATGCCAGACAGTTTCATAATAAACATGTACAGGTTTTCACACCTCTTCATAGTTTACTATAAAGTTCTTGCATAATGGGACACTCTACAACCATACTGCAAGTCTTTTTCAATAGACTAGCTTTATGTTTTCAGATGTAAATCTTACATTTCATCTGAGAGGAGGAGAGATCAAAGGAAAGAGCAAACACCAGAGCATCATGCTATTAGCCAAGGATGTCGCTGCCACACCATGACTGTTCTCAGAGGATTCTGTGATTAAACTGATGCAACAATCAACCAAATCACTCGGATAGTAAACTAGTTTGTTATTGAATCAAATTGGAAGACTAATAGACATGTCAGTTATTTACATAAATGTGCTAGTACGTAAAAAAAGCTTTGGACTAGCACAAGGAGGTGAGTTTACATATGGAAAACAGCTGCTACTTACAACTGGGTGGCCTGAACCCGATTCAGGAGCAGGTTGAtctgttgggggggggggggggggacaaaTGGTTAGTCACACCGAATCTGGTCGTTCTGACGAACAAGTTGCTGCACTGATGGATGTCTGCATAATTCCCACCTGAGCTCATCATCAGGCTAAATCACCATGATCTCAGAAATGTTTATCATCACAAAACTTTGCTGAGGAACAAGGTGCTGTCCTGACAATAAAATGTGGCTTCAGCTCAAATCATAGTTGTCAAAATGGGAGAGGgggaaacaatacaaaaaaaaaaaaacactgggtGTTTTCAAGATGTATTGAAAAACCCTTTAAATGTTTGTATGAAGAATTTTAAGAACAATCAATTTAGACACTATACCAACCTCCTTTCTACAGTGAAGTTGGTTTTGTGCTACAGCTTTTACAACAAAAGAAGCCAACGGCTAGCTGGACGAGCATCAAAATTCAAACTAATTTTCTGTTGGTGTCCCAGAGTAATAAAGCCTGCCTGTGAACGCCTGAAACTTGGTTTACACATCAGCATGCACCAAcattaaaacttgttttctttaacagaaaacaggaaaaaaaatagtcatttcaaaataaatgactcGAGATTTAACCAAACTGAaatctgagtttaagaaaagccagaaatttaaatatttgtggaGGAACTATTTCATTGGCAAAAGGTTGTTAATCTTGCTAAAACAATTTATGggggaaagaaaacaaacatgcacagcAAGAAACTTATTAAAACTAATGACAATATTAGATCTTTTTAATGAAACCCGTTTTTAGCATTGTTAATATTACTAGTGATAATGCTAACTTCTAACATTTAGCATCATTATTAGTAGTAATGCTCATTGTGTGGTAAAGAAACTAAcactatggaagcaaattaccatatttcaaatgaaaaagcatttccagaaatgctttttcattttaagaatgtggctgcattgtttgactcataaatgaaattagtaatcaatcatcctatttgcatttgcttcttcatgactgcacgttttatgccataatcaaaaagaaaacaaagcagacattgctttttcgttttcgtggtctgcccgcaaagtactgcccagaactcgaaaacgaaaaagcattccgagcggcgggcgcagcagagtgacgtcagcagttgctcttcctcagctccctgctgaccgagttacccatcttgttcggtagggggcgctgtgcacgtctgcattgcattacattgcaaacgtgccgagaaattgattgaattgcagcagggccaaGATCAATTtatggcagtggcaggcagaactggtactaatttcatttatgagtcaaacaatgcagccacattcttaaaatgaaaaagcatttctgaaaatgctttttcatttgaaatatggtaacgatttgcttccatataacACAGCCTGTTTAGTATTTTCCAGCTTCTACTTCCACTCAAAAGTAAATATTACAAGTAATGTTATGATGGAGAATTAGGGCCAggttaaggttttttttaaattataagaATAAAGTAATGACAGGTCATCTTCCAAATCTGTGGTTCTTTTTTCAAAACAGACACAGTCATATGCACATCGTTTCAAAGTCCTGATACTGGTAATTATTTGATCCTGATGTGCTAAAGGATTAATAACGTCCTTATTTGTGAAAGCAATATTAAAGTATAGCTTCAGAAGATGCTTAACATTGCTCATTTTAACGCATAGAAAACTACGCCTTTTTGTAAGAGTCCTCACAAAAATTACCACTTTAttcttctacaggtccttctcaaaatattagcatattgtgataaagttcattattttccataatgtaatgatgaaaatttaacattcatatattttagattcattgcacactaactgaaatatttcaggtcttttattgtcttaatacggatgattgtggcatacagctcatgaaaacccaaaatttctatctcacaaaattagcatatcattaaaagggtctctaaacgagctatgaacctaatcatctgaatcaacgagttaactctaaacacctgcaaaagattcctgaggcctttaaaactcccagcctagttcatcactcaaaaccccaatcatgggtaagactgccgacctgactgctgtccagaaggccactattgacaccctcaagcaagagggtaagacacagaaagaaatttctgaacaaataggctgttcccagagtgctgtatcaaggcacctcagtgggaaggaaaaagtgtggcagaaaacgctgcacaacgagaagaggtgaccggaccctgaggaagattgtggagaagggccaattccagaccttgggggacttgcggaagcagtggactgagtctggagtagaaacatccagagccaccgtgcacaggcgtgtgcaggaaatgggctacaggtgccacattccccaggtcaagccacttttgaaccagaaacagcagcagaagcgcctgacctgggctacagagaagcagcactggactgttgctcagtggtccaaagtacttttttcggatgaaagcaaattctgcatgtcattcggaaatcaaggcgccagagtctggaggaagactggggagaaggaaatgccaaaatgccagaagtccagtgtcaagtacccacagtcagtgatggtctggggtgccgtgtcagctgctggtgttggtccactgtgttttatcaagggcagggtcaatgcagctagctatcaggagattttggagcacttcatgcttccatctgctgaaaagctttatggagatgaagatttcatttttcagcacgacctggaacctgctcacagtgccaaaaccactggtaaatagtttactgaccatggtatcactgtgctcaattggcctgccaactctcctgacctgaaccccatagagaatctgtgggatattgtgaagagaacgttgagagactcaagacccaacactctggatgagctaaaggccgctatcgaagcatcctgggcctccataagacctcagcagtgccacaggctgattgcctccatgccacgccgcattgaagcagtcatttctgtaaaaggattcccgaccaagtattgagtgcataactgtacatgattatttgaaggttgacgttttttgtattaaaaacacttttcttttattggtcggatgaaatatgctaattttgtgagataggaattttgggttttcatgagctgtatgccaaaatcatccgtattaagacaataaaagacctgaaatatttcagttagtgtgcaatgaatctaaaatatatgaatgttaaattttcatcatgacattatggaaaataattaactttatcacaatatgctaatactttgagaaggacctgtaatttccAAAATAATTCTCTGAGCCTGGCTCGAATACTCAGTCGcagtcatttaaataaatacatcagCATATTTGTGTTGCTCACCAATATCAATATTTTCCTAATTAACCATCATGCTAACATTATTGATATAACATGACTGATGCAATATTATTAACATCATTAACCTTAATGCTAACTTAATGGTAAGACCAAATAATGCCATTGGTTCTGAAAATCTAGTGTTGTATTAGTATTTAAAGCCCAGCTACAGTCATGAAAACAACAATGCTTCACAACAAAGGTGCTCATATAAGAAACATCTTTGCTGCATTGCTCTCATTATTTATCCAATAATCTCTACAATATGCATGCAACCGTAGGTTTAATCATTACACCTACCTTAATGAGATGATAATTAGGCTAATTCTCTTTTCTCCATAAATCTAAATACATGCGTGatgttatttattagttttgtatttttctgatCAAATATATTTGTACCTACTATTTTGTATGTGTTCCTGTAGGTTGAACAATTGAAGCTAAATACTTACATCATACTTCTGTCTCTTTAGCGTCTCAGTGTAGTCAAACGTCTCAGCCTCCAGCATCATCAGCCACTGCCATAGGTCACTAGCCTTCTCTCTTTCGGAAGCAAGTAGATCAGCGGCTAAAAACCAAAACTTGGAATGGATTTTGATTCATGAAGTAAATGTCCCGCCTCCTACTCACTTCAGCTTTTCCTCGTTCATATGGTCAATGTTGAGTGGTTTCCTCCTCTCTGCCAGgatctttctcttcttttctctttcCGTTTGCTTCTTTGCTCCCTTCTTTCCATCTTGCtgaaaagtcaaataaaaacaggacattgttttttgttgggttttttaaGCATTACAAgaagaaaatcagaaaaaaaaaaaaaaaacattggggACCTACCCTTTGCTGACCACCGTATTGCTGAGTCATGTTAGTCAGGGCTTTTTTCTTCTTGGCGTCCTCATCATGCTTCTTACGAGCCTCCTCCTGCTCTTTCCTCTCTTTTTCTTCCTGTAATGCAAAAGGTCCAAAAACACACCTGATTGATCTCGGAAccgaacttaaaaaaaaaaaaaaaaaatttacgaAGCGTCGATAATCTTTGCTACccttttctaaaaataaatctgatcttTTTAGCGATTTTCCGTCTCTCTCAACGCGTTAACAGCTTATTTATTTCACAATCAGAGTCACCTGCATTCTTTCACATCTGACCAATCAGAGGACAAACGTGGCATTAAAGAGACAGTAGCCAAAACTGAGCATTAGTTTGTTTGGTCATCTTGAGCTGTGCATTTAGCTCTATAGCTGTCAAACGTAGCATTGTGTTGCCTTGCAGGTAACGATAGGAAACGTATAAATCTTCATTGTAAAATAAAGCGTGTggttaaaactttaaatatttaggGGAATTTTTACTGAGCCACACCTGGCTTTCATTTTACACAATAACGCGACCTACAGTTTTATCATTATCAAGGAGACTTCACATGTAAGAAGAGAACTGATCTTGCCCCTCTAATAGCCATCTGATTATTCAGTCATCTCTAATAAACAACGATCTATCTTCCCTTACAGATTAAAGCTGCCAAGAACAGTAAGCTGATTTAAAACTCAGTTTTTCTGGGTATTTTTCAGGAGTTCATTTTTGAGGCCAGAAAATTTTATGAGTAACTCTGTGATGATCAATTTGAGATTTTTCTCTAATTTGCAAAATCACTCTTAAGGGACTCACAGCAAGACGAGtctgtctctctttctcctGCTCAGCACGGATCCTCTGCTGTTCAGCCCTCTCACCACGACGATTCTCCTAATCatccgtacacacacacacacacacataattgTTTGCCAGCTGGTACATCACTCCAGCAGTAGTGGATGCTTTCATGGAAGACATACAATCCTGTTAACAAGAGCGATGAGCTCCTCCTCGTCCTTCTTTCTCTGAATGAAGTGGGCCTCGATCAGAGATTGCAGCTCAGACAGATCTTTCTCCTGACGCTTCCTGTGGATGTCCTACATGGAGGTGACAGACACATGTGCGTAAAGAGCATCCACTCAAAATGTCAATTTCTGTACACCTCCGTCAACACTTGGGTAGCTTACTTAATATGTAACCTTAAAAGTTAGGCTTTAAAAGTCAATAAAAGTCCTTGGATGCTTGTTTTTTTGCCTTCTCCATGCCTTAGGCAagaaatttgaaagaaaaactcaAGTCTTTAAAAAGTTATGGACCACTCACATCAAAGTAAACTTTTTCTCCCTCTGGGATCTTTGGAACAGCTATCGTTGGAGCAAAAGCCCTGTGAAATAACACCTTTGTGTTGGAATAATAGTCATTTGTAAACTGATTAGAATGAGAACAGTAGCAAAAACTTACTTTGGTTTGGGCTTCGATTCATCTgttataataaaagaaacagattTGATCTTTTTATTTTGGATCCAGTTTACTGTGCATTAAATCCTATGTTATTAATGTtaataaacattgttttatatgCGTACCTTCATCTGCAGCTGGGGCTCCTGAAGGAAAGGACAGAGGAAAATATCAGCTAGGAAtacaaaatcattttcttttatgaCTTCCAAACATTGAATTACCAAGATGATAAGATTTATtttgtagataaaaaaaaaacaaaaacaaacaagaaatctaCGAAAGCATCATTTGGTAGAAACATGTTACAAATatttatatgacattttcttCCAAGTTTCGTcacatgttttaaatttataGTTCAATAGGTTAAATAGTTCAAACGCTTTCAATAGTTCTAATtataatgataatgataatgTAGCACTCTGACCCTAACCATGATACTACCACCACTATGCAAACAAATAGGCATTTGTTGATTTTTATACTTTAGTTCATCTATCCAAAAATTTTAATTGGCTAGATTAACTAATATTAACAAAAAATTTGCTTGCTCATTTTTATATAATGGAAAAATTATTTGAACCTACATACAAATGCACTCTCGGGTCCTTTTACATCAACATTATATGCCAATGACCAAGTGgtgtttttcttaaactttggtaaaaaatacttttacactCTTTaccaaaaaatattatttatatgatatttccttcaaagttttcttccacatttaaatttatatttcaaataATGAAGGCAGGTCTTAATGGCCCAGATGTGACCCAAACCATTATTATATCACCATGCACAACAATGCGGATAAAGTTTTTATAATTCAATAATTCAGGTAATCTTTCAATAGAAAATACAGAAGTAATTTCTCTTGCTCATTGTACTTTATCATTTACACAATGGACAATATTACAATATCTTTAGTTTTCTAACAGACTCAGAACTCGATGTTCCAGTAATGATGGAAGATTCTCATTGCCCACATGTGGCCCAAACCACGATACTATCACTACCGTGCAAAATAAATTTGTGAACGTTTTTATACTTCAATACAGGGTTTTTTAAATTGTCATAAACAGTTAATTCTAAACCACACAAGCCAATTTCTTGCGTAAGATTTAAAGCTTGTATGTGAAACACTATCAGGGATCCTTAATAACAAATACAACCATAGCATACATAATGTTAAACAGTAAACCCCAGAACATTAATATTAAaggatttttataaataatgttGTAACCATACCTTCATCTGGAGCTGGAGcctctacaagaagggacagagggAAATGTTAGAGCATCAATACACATGGATTTCCTTTTATTACTTCCAAACCCTACATTACTGAGGTTtgatatttactttatttattctgATGTGAAAACCTTTCTTGCATGTCAGAGGGTGAAATAGAAAGCCTCAACTCATTCTGTATGCCATGTCACGCCACAGTTTCAAGGCACAAAATCGTATTTTTCGGATAAAGGAGGTGGCTCTTTTATTAAAGTGTGTTATCAGTATAAAtctaaaagagagaaaaataacCTACTTGCATTACAAGTAAATCCCTCCataacacaaaataaagaaGATTGGAAATTAGCATTTGTGATATCGACAAACATCTGAGCTCTAACGTCTTCTTTTCTAAACCAAATAACATTGTAAGTCTCCACAAAATGTTTAGGACTCCCTTCTCCTGCAAGATATTTGCAAACTAATCAGAAGAGACAGCATGAAATAGAAAATTCATCATCAATAAATGTGGCGCACAAGGCAATATCTTAAGTCAGTTAGGTTACAGAATAATTTCTACCACTTTGactttcaataaaaaaaggcaTGTATAACAAGAGGGCGTCAAGATTTCAAATCAAAGTTTTTTAAGGATAAAGAAATGCATCATAGCGCAGATGCAGGTAAACAGACCAAAATCATGATACCACTTCCACCATGCAAAATTAATGGTTATAAGGTAGCGCAATTTTTTAGTGCAGTCTTTATACtgtatatagatatctatatatagatatatctatatctatatataatatatctatatctatatatagatatatatatatatatgccctTTAAAACAAAGCGAGCCTTAATATACCATGGACAGGCAATGGTGTTTATTTCTGGTATTTGGGGAGTAGGGATTTTGTCCTCTCAGATGTTCAGAAGTTGCCTAGTTTGTCTTCCTGACCTTTACCAGCATTGATGAATTGTTACCCACCCCCTCTGTCCAGATGGTGCGGTTGATGAAAGACTGTAGCTTCGACCAGCatggaataaataaattgtttttcagtttaaaaaggtCTCAGATCGATGTTTCCTTTTTTCGTGACTTTGATAGTAAAGTTGAAGCCAACGTCAAAATACTAAAGTCAATATAATAAGAATAATTTAGTTATTTGGGCTATTTTCCTTCAGAAATGGTTTTAAAtaacagaatattttttattgcatgacCCCACAAACAGTATAGTAATAAACAGTTGGAGTGAAATAAATACCTGTGCCATAACCTGCACCTCTTTCGAGAAAAAGAAATGGCTATACTTCATCCGTAGCATTTTAAGTTTCTCACAGAAACATGAATATTaagatgaaaaaggaaaaacagaaatcttTATACTGTCAGATTGTTGATTGATTTCTACCTCTGGGATGATGAGACTTAAATAAACTttgaaaatccaaataaaaatgtagtgACTGACATTCATTTTTCATGCCTAGATATACAACTTTAGGTCTCTGGTCACTCTCTTAGTATATGCATGATTAAGTATGAGCTGCAAGAAAACTGTTCATTTGCAGTCAGGGCCGGCCCAAGGTTTTATGAGGCCCAGAGCGTATTTCAACTTGGGGCTCCACTCAGTTACTCACATAACCCACCAGCCACCATGCTATCACTAACCTCACCAGCATAGCTTTTACATTGGGCTTGACCATGCATTAATCTATCAGATCTATAAAGTAATCTTTTGAAATTGCAATGCAGAAAATCTCAAAGTGAATCTAGAAATCAGCTCATTCTGGATACACTTGAATGAAGTTTTGAGATTTCCTATCTGTGTGAGAATCCAAGTGCCTCTTTGGGGACCTCTATTGGTGTGGAGGTCTCTTAGACAACTGCGTAACTTGCTCGTGCACTGTaaaaattactttaagaaaAAGAGTTTATTTTACCTTCAGCAGTGGAGACAGGAGGCTCTAAAGAAAGAGGtaatacaaaaatatgtttttaaagctGACATTTTATATAATAACCACTCTGATACTGGTCAGACAGGGTATAGGATATGAAATGTAAATGAACCTGTTCTCAAAGTTTTTCCTGCATGCAGACTGCAAATGTCCCTTGAGTGGTTTCAGCTACACTTACAAATGGATATCTCATTTATATTAAATTCATCTGATCCTAACTCAGCAAGCAGCGGCTGACCAGCCAAACAAAGCAGTGATTACTGATGACTGGACACAAGACGGCTAATGGGACTGAAACGAACGAGCAGCTATGAAAAGATAACATCATTTAAAGTAATCTGCAGGTGGAGACTGCTTTTTTGGAGATTTCATTCAGTTGATGTgctattaataaaaaaacagctcttCATGTGTTTTTCAGAATGGCAAGAGTAATGCTACCCATGAGGCCATTATAATATCAAATTAAGTGGTTGTgatcataaatattattttgtaaaaacagaTGAACTCATAATGGCAACAAGTATTTAAAAGAAGAGAATTACCTTCTACTCCAGGTGAAGCT
This portion of the Girardinichthys multiradiatus isolate DD_20200921_A chromosome 17, DD_fGirMul_XY1, whole genome shotgun sequence genome encodes:
- the tnnt2e gene encoding troponin T2e, cardiac isoform X3 — encoded protein: MSEEAVEDVLEDVEEEEVEEVVVEEEAEEVVVEEVVEEEEASPGVEEAPAPDEGAPAADEDESKPKPKAFAPTIAVPKIPEGEKVYFDDIHRKRQEKDLSELQSLIEAHFIQRKKDEEELIALVNRIENRRGERAEQQRIRAEQEKERQTRLAEEKERKEQEEARKKHDEDAKKKKALTNMTQQYGGQQRQDGKKGAKKQTEREKKRKILAERRKPLNIDHMNEEKLKEKASDLWQWLMMLEAETFDYTETLKRQKYDINLLLNRVQATQFTKGRGKAKGRVR
- the tnnt2e gene encoding troponin T2e, cardiac isoform X2, translated to MSEEAVEDVLEDVEEEEVEEVVVEEEAEEVVVEEVVEEEEASPGVEEPPVSTAEEAPAPDEGAPAADEDESKPKPKAFAPTIAVPKIPEGEKVYFDDIHRKRQEKDLSELQSLIEAHFIQRKKDEEELIALVNRIENRRGERAEQQRIRAEQEKERQTRLAEEKERKEQEEARKKHDEDAKKKKALTNMTQQYGGQQRQDGKKGAKKQTEREKKRKILAERRKPLNIDHMNEEKLKEKASDLWQWLMMLEAETFDYTETLKRQKYDHQRKRQGQRQGEIDGHDQVLRGDA
- the tnnt2e gene encoding troponin T2e, cardiac isoform X1, which translates into the protein MSEEAVEDVLEDVEEEEVEEVVVEEEAEEVVVEEVVEEEEASPGVEEPPVSTAEEAPAPDEGAPAADEDESKPKPKAFAPTIAVPKIPEGEKVYFDDIHRKRQEKDLSELQSLIEAHFIQRKKDEEELIALVNRIENRRGERAEQQRIRAEQEKERQTRLAEEKERKEQEEARKKHDEDAKKKKALTNMTQQYGGQQRQDGKKGAKKQTEREKKRKILAERRKPLNIDHMNEEKLKEKASDLWQWLMMLEAETFDYTETLKRQKYDINLLLNRVQATQFTKGRGKAKGRVR